ATTCATCCATGGACTTTATATTACCTGTTTTCTTGTCGTAGGTCTCAGTATGAGAGACATTCATTGTTGTGTTGGGGATATGTCCACCCCTCTTTGCCCTGACGTCTGTCCCTTTATGTTCTCCTTCACTTCTGGAGTCTATAACTTGAATACCTTTAAGCTCACCCTTAGCTATTTTCAGCATTTCATCTGTGGTGGCAATTCTATTTTGCATAACATTGACCTTATATTTTGCTGCTTTGAGCTTTGTTTCTTTAGTATCCAGTTTCTTCCCAGCAGCCTCCCATCCCTCAATACCGCCGTTGAGGAAACGGACATCTTTATGACCGAGATACTCCAATATCCAGAAACCGACAGAAGCACTGGTTATTCCCTTGGCATTGGCATAAACTACAACGGTCTTGTCATTGCTTATTCCAGCATCACCAAGGATTTTTTCATATTTGGCTGCCTCAATTTTTCCCTTATCATCCTTGAAAACTACTGACTGTTCTTTTGTTCTTAAAACCTTTGCACATTCCCCGCCGAGGGTTATTGCTCCAGGGATATGCCCGCTGTCATAGCCCTTGATGGTCTCGTTTGTTTTCTTATCAACGGAATCTGCCTTGTCACGGCAGTCAATCACAATCCAAGCTTTATGTTTCTCGATGTCTGCTGGTGTCACTAATAACTTAGGATTTGCATATTCTTTACTGTATCCTGGTGTGCTGACAAACAACAAAGCAGCAATCACAAAGAAAAGCACTGTTACATTCCTAATCCCTATAAACATTGCGACCTCCTACTTTTGATTTGAGTTTGGATAAAATCCAAAAAAGCATTCCCAAAAACCTCTAAAACATTGTTAATCACCTTCCCCTGTCTCACCCCCCTTCAGAAATATATTACCCTTGCACCTTCGAGGTGCAGGTAAGAGTGGCATCCCCCCTTCGTATTACCAGGATATTACTTTATCATGAGCAAAGATTTCATCGATGATAGTTTCGTAGGAAGTTCCCTTTTTTAAAAGATCAATGACCTTTACCTTATTGTCTTTGGATTGGACAGTTATTATCTGTGTAGATAATTTTGTTGGCCCGTCGTTCAGAATATGGAGAATCTTCATTTCAACCCCTCCATTTATAGGACAATAACCCTGTCAGCGTCATGATTCATGGTTGCATTATTATACTGGCTTCCGCACACTATCTTCTCCGGGATGGCCGCTTTGTTAATCCCCTTGCCCATTGCGTTATGGTCGCAATAACTCATCGAGACACCCGAAACATTACACAAAGCTGTAAAAGAAGGGTTCTCCAGCAGTTTTACACCATCATCCATGGTGAATATGATTACCTCATGTCCTTTTGAAACAGCCGCCTTTGTCAGGCCAATTACATCAGCAGGATGTCTGTCAGTGTTGACGAAAATACCGAGCTTCATAATAATTTACCCCCTAATTAAATGTAAAGTCGCTTCAACTCAGTTACCCCGAAGTGTCGGGGCAACGACTTGCCGTGGTTTTATGAGATTTTCTAAAATACATTAGATAAAAATTCCTTGTATTTTCAATGAGTTACAAATTTTTTTTGATAAACTGCAGTGTTTATTTAAAGATTTTTACAGAGATACTTATAGCATATTTATTCGATAAAGTAAACTGTAAAATTTAGTAATACCATTTAAAATTTCACCTTCTTTTCCCATTCATATGCAGTCTTTATAATATAGCCAAGGTCATCATGTTTTGGGGTCCAGCCAAGTCTCTTCCTGAGTTTTGTGCTGTCAGCAACTAATTGAGGTGCATCCCCCTCTCTCCTGTCAGCGTCAACCACTTTGAAGTCCATCCCTGTGACTTTTTTTGCAGCGTCTATGACTTCCCTCACAGAATAACCATGACCATAACCACAATTGAATATCTCGCTCCTGCCGCCTTCCATAAGATATTCGAGGGCTAATATATGGGCATCTGAGAGGTCATCCACATGAATATAGTCCCTTATGCATGTCCCATCAGGTGTAGGATAATCAGTCCCATAAATCTCGATATAAGGTTTTTTACCGAGGGCAGTCCTCACAGCTATTGTGATTAGATGAGTGGCATCCTTTTTCGCCTGGCCTATCCTGCTCTTCTCATCAGCGCCTGCTACATTGAAATATCTCAAGGATATATAATTAAGTTCAGTGGCTGAGGATATATCAGATAATGCCCTCTCGACCATCGCTTTAGAGCTCCCGTAAGGGTTTATGGGATTAAGAGGCGCTTCCTCGCTTACAGGGATGCTCTCAGGGATGCCATAGACCGCAGCAGTAGAGGAAAATATGAAATGTTTTATCCCGAATTCAAGACAGACATCTAAAAGATTCAGTGTATTACAGAAGTTATTCTTATAATATTTGCTCGGCTCCCTGACAGATTCAGGGACGACTATATATGCTGCAAAGTGCATCACTGCATCAGCTTTATGGAGTTTAAATGTCTCCCTCAATTTCTGTTTGTCATTTAAATCACCTACAACCAGTTCACCGCTAAGGACAGCAGACCTGTGTCCGAAAGAGAGGTTATCGTATGTTACAGTATCGTAACCCTTTTCCCCCAGGACTTTTACAACGTGGCTT
Above is a window of Nitrospirota bacterium DNA encoding:
- the galE gene encoding UDP-glucose 4-epimerase GalE; protein product: MKVLVTGGAGYIGSHVVKVLGEKGYDTVTYDNLSFGHRSAVLSGELVVGDLNDKQKLRETFKLHKADAVMHFAAYIVVPESVREPSKYYKNNFCNTLNLLDVCLEFGIKHFIFSSTAAVYGIPESIPVSEEAPLNPINPYGSSKAMVERALSDISSATELNYISLRYFNVAGADEKSRIGQAKKDATHLITIAVRTALGKKPYIEIYGTDYPTPDGTCIRDYIHVDDLSDAHILALEYLMEGGRSEIFNCGYGHGYSVREVIDAAKKVTGMDFKVVDADRREGDAPQLVADSTKLRKRLGWTPKHDDLGYIIKTAYEWEKKVKF
- a CDS encoding sulfurtransferase — protein: MFIGIRNVTVLFFVIAALLFVSTPGYSKEYANPKLLVTPADIEKHKAWIVIDCRDKADSVDKKTNETIKGYDSGHIPGAITLGGECAKVLRTKEQSVVFKDDKGKIEAAKYEKILGDAGISNDKTVVVYANAKGITSASVGFWILEYLGHKDVRFLNGGIEGWEAAGKKLDTKETKLKAAKYKVNVMQNRIATTDEMLKIAKGELKGIQVIDSRSEGEHKGTDVRAKRGGHIPNTTMNVSHTETYDKKTGNIKSMDELEKFFGKLDKTKRTIGYCQTGTRSTLTYLELKLMGFKEPVNYDDSWIIWGNREDTPIVKPEVPKEAPKK